A genomic window from Diceros bicornis minor isolate mBicDic1 chromosome 35, mDicBic1.mat.cur, whole genome shotgun sequence includes:
- the HNF1A gene encoding hepatocyte nuclear factor 1-alpha, with the protein MVSKLSQLQTELLAALLESGLSKEALIQALGEPGPYLLAGDGPLDKGESCGGGAGGGRGELAELPNGLGETRGSEDETDDDGEDFTPPILKELENLSPEEAAHQKAVVETLLQEDPWRVAKMVKSYLQQHNIPQREVVDTTGLNQSHLSQHLNKGTPMKTQKRAALYTWYVRKQREVAQQFTHAGQGGLIEEPTGDELPTKKGRRNRFKWGPASQQILFQAYERQKNPSKEEREALVEECNRAECIQRGVSPSQAQGLGSNLVTEVRVYNWFANRRKEEAFRHKLAMDTYSGPPPGPGPGPALPAHSSPGLPPSALSPSKVHGVRYGQPATSEGAEVPSSSGGPLVTVSAPLHQVSPTGLEPSHSLLSTEAKLVSAAGGPLPPVSTLTALHSLEQTSPGLNQQPQNLIMASLPGVMAIGPGEPASLGPTFTNTGTSTLVIGLASTQAQSVPVINSMGSSLTTLQPVQFSQPLHPSYQQPLMPPVQSHVAQSPFMATMAQLQSPHALYSHKPEVAQYTHTGLLPQTMLITDTSNLSALASLTPTKQVFTSDAEASSESGLHTPASQATTIHIPSQDPAGIQHLQPAHRLSTSPTVSSTSLVLYQSSDSSNGHSHLLPSNHSGIETFISTQMASSSQ; encoded by the exons ATGGTTTCTAAGCTGAGCCAGCTGCAGACGGAGCTCCTGGCGGCCCTGCTCGAGTCGGGCCTGAGCAAGGAGGCGCTGATCCAGGCCTTGGGGGAGCCGGGGCCCTACCTTCTGGCTGGGGATGGCCCCCTGGACAAGGGGGAGTCCTGTGGCGGCGGCGCCGGCGGCGGCCGAGGGGAGCTGGCCGAGCTGCCCAATGGGCTGGGGGAAACGAGGGGCTCCGAGGACGAGACGGACGACGATGGGGAAGACTTCACGCCGCCCATCCTCAAAGAGCTGGAGAACCTCAGCCCCGAGGAGGCGGCCCACCAGAAAGCCGTGGTGGAGACCCTGCTGCA GGAGGACCCGTGGCGCGTGGCGAAGATGGTCAAGTCCTACCTGCAGCAGCACAACATCCCCCAGCGGGAGGTGGTCGACACCACCGGCCTCAACCAGTCccacctgtcccagcacctcAACAAGGGCACCCCCATGAAGACGCAGAAGCGAGCCGCCCTGTACACTTGGTATGTCCGCAAGCAGCGAGAGGTGGCCCAGC AGTTCACCCACGCAGGGCAAGGGGGGCTGATTGAAGAGCCCACGGGCGATGAGCTACCAACCAAGAAGGGGCGGAGAAACCGTTTCAAATGGGGCCCAGCATCCCAGCAGATCCTGTTCCAGGCCTACGAGAGGCAGAAGAACCCCAGCAAGGAGGAGCGAGAGGCGTTGGTGGAAGAGTGCAATCG GGCGGAGTGCATCCAGAGGGGGGTGTCACCATCGCAGGCACAAGGCCTGGGCTCCAACCTTGTCACGGAGGTGCGTGTCTACAACTGGTTTGCCAATCGACGCAAGGAAGAAGCCTTTCGGCACAAGCTGGCCATGGATACATACAGCGGGCCGCCACCGGGCCCAGGCCCGGGCCCTGCACTGCCCGCCCACAGCTCCCCTGGCCTGCCCCCATCTGCCCTCTCCCCCAGTAAGGTCCACG GTGTGCGCTATGGACAGCCTGCAACCAGTGAGGGGGCGGAAGTGCCCTCAAGCAGTGGTGGTCCCTTGGTGACAGTGTCTGCACCCCTGCACCAAGTGTCCCCCACAGGCCTGGAGCCCAGTCACAGCCTGCTGAGTACTGAAGCCAAGCTG GTCTCAGCAGCTGGGGGCCCTCTGCCCCCGGTCAGCACCCTGACAGCACTGCACAGCCTGGAGCAGACATCCCCAGGCCTCAACCAGCAGCCCCAGAACCTCATCATGGCCTCGCTGCCTGGGGTCATGGCCATTGGGCCTGGTGAGCCTGCCTCCCTGGGCCCCACGTTCACCAACACAGGCACCTCCACCCTGGTCATTG GCCTGGCCTCCACGCAGGCGCAGAGCGTGCCAGTCATCAACAGCATGGGTAGCAGCCTGACGACCCTGCAACCGGTCCAGTTCTCCCAGCCGCTGcacccttcctaccagcagccaCTCATGCCCCCTGTGCAGAGCCATGTGGCCCAGAGCCCCTTCATGGCCACCATGGCCCAGCTGCAGAGCCCCCACG CCCTCTACAGCCACAAGCCGGAGGTGGCCCAGTACACCCACACGGGCCTGCTTCCGCAGACCATGCTCATCACTGACACCAGCAACCTGAGCGCCCTGGCCAGCCTCACGCCCACCAAGCAG GTCTTCACCTCAGACGCTGAGGCCTCCAGCGAGTCCGGGCTTCATACGCCGGCGTCGCAGGCCACCACCATCCACATCCCCAGCCAGGACCCTGCTGGCATCCAGCACCTGCAGCCTGCCCATCGGCTCAGCACCAGCCCCACTG TGTCCTCCACCAGCCTGGTGTTGTACCAGAGCTCCGACTCCTCCAATGGCCACAGCCACCTGCTGCCCTCCAACCACAGCGGCATCGAGACCTTCATCTCCACGCAGATGGCCTCTTCCTCCCAGTAA